The Enterobacter oligotrophicus sequence CCAGTTCGCACTGGGTTCGGTCTATACCTGGAGCCTGTTTAACAGTGCGCTTTCCGATAAGCTCGGTGCACCGGTCAGCCAGGTGGCGTTTTCCTTCGGCTTGCTGAGCCTGGGTTTAGCGTTGTCTTCTTCTGTTGCCGGTAAACTGCAGGAGCGGTTCGGCGTGAAGCGCGTGACCATGGCTTCTGGCATTTTGTTAGGCGTGGGCTTTTTCCTGACGGCGCATTCAAACAACCTGCTGATGCTGTGGCTGAGTGCAGGCGTGCTGGTGGGGCTGGCAGACGGTGCCGGTTACCTGCTGACGCTGTCAAACTGTGTGAAGTGGTTCCCGGAACGTAAAGGTTTGATCTCCGCGTTTGCGATTGGCTCTTATGGCCTGGGCAGCCTCGGGTTCAAATTTATCGATTCCCAACTGCTGGCCTCGGTGGGTCTTGAGAAAACATTCATGATCTGGGGCGTTATTGTTCTGGTGATGATTCTGTTTGGCGCAGCCCTGATGAAAGATGCGCCGCAGCAGGAAGTGAAATCCGTTAACGGCGTGGTGGAAAATGATTTCACTCTTGCGCAGTCCATGCGTAAACCACAGTACTGGATGCTGGCAGTGATGTTCCTGACCGCCTGCATGAGCGGCCTGTATGTGATTGGCGTGGCGAAAGATATTGCTCAGGGGATGGTGAAACTGGATGCGCTCACGGCGGCCAATGCGGTCACCGTCATCTCCATCGCCAACCTCTCTGGCCGCCTGGTGCTGGGTATTCTGTCTGATAAAATCGCCCGTATTCGCGTCATTACGCTGGGGCAGGTGGTGTCACTGGTGGGCATGGCGGCGCTGCTGTTTGCCCCACTGAACGAGGCAACATTCTTTGCCGCGATCGCCTGTGTGGCCTTTAACTTCGGTGGCACAATTACCGTCTTCCCGTCGCTGGTGAGTGAATTCTTCGGCCTGAATAATCTGGCGAAAAACTACGGTGTGATTTACCTGGGCTTTGGCATCGGCAGCATCTGCGGTTCGCTTATTGCCTCCTTATTCGGTGGGTTCTACGTAACGTTCTGCGTGATATTTGCTCTGTTGATTCTTTCTCTGGCGCTGTCGACCACCATTCGCCAGCCGCAGCGGGATGTGTTTAATGAAGCGCATGCGTAATTAGCAGTGAAAAAGGCCGGGTTACCGGCCTTTTTATTGTCTGGAAAACCGCTACTTAACCAAAATTGTCGGCTTACGGATTTGCTTTTTTGTAAATAACTGTTCCGATCACACTCTCTGCTGCCACTTTTTCTCTTCGCTGTGGTCTACTTACCACGCTTGTAGACGTTTCTTATAACGATCCCCTGAGCGAATATCTAATCTGTTCACTTCTTAGAGAGGTGGACGGCGGTACTGTCCCTTTTTCCGGGTAGCTTGCATGAAATACATTAAATCGATGGCGCAACAAAAGCTCTGCTTTTTGCTGGCGTTGTACATCGGCCTGTTTATGAATGGCGCAGTTTTTTTCCGTCGGTTTGACGGTTACGCGCAAGATTTTACCGTCTGGAAAGGAATTGCAGCGGTTGTCGAACTGGTCGCTGCGGTACTGGTCACCTTCTTCTTACTCCGACTTCTCACTCTGTTTGGCCGCCGCGTATGGCGGGTGCTGGCCTCGTTGATTGTCCTGTGTTCGGCAGGTGCCAGCTATTATATGACCTTTATGAACGTGGTGATTGGCTATGGCATTATTGCCTCGGTGATGACCACGGATATCGACCTCTCCAAAGAGGTGGTTGGCCTGCATTTTGTTCTCTGGCTGGTGGCTGTCAGCGCACTGCCGTTACTGCTTATCTGGAGCAATCGCTGCCGGTATACCCTGGTACACCAAATCCGCACGCCAGGGAAACGCTTCCGTAGCGTCGCGCTGGTGCTGCTGGCGGGGTTGATGGTCTGGGGGCCGATTCGTCTGCTGGAAGTGAAGCAAAAGTACGACGAACGAACCTCAGGCGTGGATATGCCAAGCTATGGCGGCGTGGTTGCCAACTCGTATCTGCCGTCTAACTGGATCTCCGCGCTGGGGTTATATGCGTGGGCGCAGGTAGATGAATCCTCTGACAACAAATCGCTGATGAACCCGGCGAAGAAGTTTACCTATGAAGCGCCGAAGGATATCGACGACACCTACGTGGTCTTTATTATCGGTGAAACTACCCGCTGGGATCATATGGGGCTTCTGGGCTATGACCGCGACACCACGCCAAAGCTGGCGCAGGAGAAAAACCTGGTTGCCTATCGCGGCTACTCCTGTGATACCGCCACAAAGCTCTCCTTACGCTGTATGTTCGTGCGCGAGGGCGGGGCGAGCGATAACCCGCAGCGTACATTGAAAGAGCAGAACGTTTTCTCGGTGCTCCATCAGCTCGGATTTACCTCTGACCTGTATGCGATGCAAAGCGAGATGTGGTTCTACAGCAATACCATGGCGAAAAACATCGCCTACCGCGAGCAGATTGGCGCTGAGCCGCGCAACCGCGGTAAAAGCGTGGATGACATGCTGCTGATCGACGAGATGAAAAATTCGCTGAACGGCAACCCGGAGGGTAAGCACATGATTATCCTGCACACTAAAGGGTCGCACTTTAATTACACCCAGCGGTATCCGCGCAGCTTCGCCAAATGGACGCCGGAGTGTGTTGGCGTGGATAAAGACTGCACCAAAGAGCAGTTGATTAACTCCTACGATAACTCCGTGATGTATGTCGATCACTTTATCGATTCGGTGATTGACCAGGTGCGTGATAAGAAAGCGATTGTGTTCTACGCCGCCGATCACGGTGAGTCTATTAATGAATACGAGCACCTGCACGGCACGCCACGCAAGATGGCACCGCCAGAGCAGTTCCGCGTACCGATGATGGTGTGGATGTCTGATAAGTACCTGGAAGACCCGGAGAAAGCGAAGATGTTTGCGCACCTGAAGAAAGAGGCGGATATGAAGGTGCCACGTCGTCACGTTGAACTGTACGACACCATTTTAGGCTGCCTGGGTTATACCTCACCAGACGGTGGGATTAACGAAAATAACAACTGGTGTAAGCTCCCTGATAACGCCGCGAAAGCCGCGCAGTAGCGCGTCTGGCGAGATTATCGCCAGTTGAATGGCTTTTTTAAATTAAGGGATTGACGGGGGCGCACCTCAGCAGTAAGATGCGCTCCGCATTCGGCGAGTAGCGCAGCTTGGTAGCGCAACTGGTTTGGGACCAGTGGGTCGGAGGTTCGAATCCTCTCTCGCCGACCACATTCAGAAAAGGGCTAGCCGAAAGGTTAGCCCTTTTTGCATTAAACATTTACCCGCCCCGATTCACCAAAATACCCTTTAGCCTTGCTTCACCCTGCCTGTTAACGATTTTGTGACATAATCCATTGTATTTTTTTATATATAGATTGATCTTTTTTCGCGTTGCTTATGGATAACCTCAGCATTTTTCGCTGTGCGTTTTAACGTTCGCGGAATTTAGTGCTCAGATAATCACCATTCTGCAAGAAAATTTACCCAATCTGAATAAAAGTTAATCACTGATTGTTGCGAAATATGAAGAGAGTTGTGCTGCAACATAGCGAGTAGCATAAATTTCCCTGCTGAAAACTGGCATCAAAGGTTTTTTTAATCTTTGTTTGCGGTTTCTCACACTCAGCGTAAATCCCCGTCACCTGTATTGACGTTTTCACATTCTGTTGACAGATTGTAGGGCACGAGGGGCATTTCAGGGACGATCTGCGCTGCAACTCTAACGCTCTTCTGAAAGGATTCTCCATCCCTTTAACGCCTTCGGGCATCACCGACCGGACCGGGTAAAAAATAAATAAAGGTCAGGCGGCGTAACACAACAAAGCAAAACATCACATTGGAGCAGAATAATGAGTATTTCCTTGAAGAAGTCAGGGATGCTGAAACTTGGTCTGAGCCTGGTGGCTATGACCGTCGCAGCAAGCGTACAGGCAAAAACCCTGGTTTACTGTTCTGAAGGCTCGCCGGAAGGCTTTAACCCACAGCTCTTTACCTCTGGTACAACGTACGACGCAAGCTCTGTACCTATTTATAACCGTCTGGTTGAATTCAAAATCGGTACTACGGAAGTGATTCCGGGTCTGGCGGAGAAATGGGAGGTCAGCGAAGACGGTAAAACCTATACCTTCCACCTGCGCCAGGGCGTGAAGTGGCAGGACAGCAAAGAATTTAAACCTACGCGTGACTTTAACGCCGACGACGTGGTGTTCTCCTTCGATCGTCAGAAAAACGCGCAAAACCCGTACCACAAAGTGTCTGGCGGCAGCTATGAATACTTCGAAGGGATGGGTCTGCCGGACCTGATCTCCGAAGTGAAAAAAGTGGACGATAAAACCGTTCAGTTCGTGCTGACGCGCCCGGAAGCGCCATTCCTGGCTGACCTGGCCATGGACTTCGCTTCTATTCTCTCTAAAGAGTATGCGGATAACATGCTGAAAGCGGGCACGCCGGAAAAAGTGGACCTGAACCCAATCGGGACTGGCCCGTTCCAGCTGCTGCAATACCAGAAAGATTCCCGCATTCTGTACAAAGCATTTGACGGTTTCTGGGGCACCAAGCCGCAGATCGACCGTCTGGTATTCTCTATCACACCTGACGCATCAGTACGTTACGCAAAACTGCAGAAAAACGAATGCCAGGTTATGCCATACCCGAACCCGGCTGACATCGCGCGTATGAAGCAGGATAAGAACATCAACCTGCTGGAGCAGGCGGGCCTGAACGTGGGCTACCTCTCCTTCAACACCGAGAAGAAACCGTTTGATGACGTGAAAGTGCGTCAGGCGCTGACTTATGCGGTGAACAAAGACGCGATCATCAAAGCGGTTTACCAGGGTGCAGGCATCGCTGCTAAGAACCTGATCCCACCAACCATGTGGGGCTATAACGACGACGTTAAAGACTACACCTACGATCCTGAGAAAGCGAAAGCGCTGCTGAAAGAAGCAGGCCAGGACAAAGGCTTTACCGTTGAGCTGTGGGCGATGCCAGTACAGCGTCCGTACAACCCGAACGCACGCCGCATGGCGGAAATGGTTCAGGCTGACTGGGCGAAGATTGGCGTTCAGGCCAAGATCGTGACCTACGAGTGGGGCGAATATCTGAAACGCGCCAAAGCGGGTGAACACCAGGCGGTGATGATGGGCTGGACCGGCGACAACGGGGACCCGGACAACTTCTTCGCAACGCTGTTCAGCTGTGCGGCTGCGAAAGACGGTTCCAACTACTCTCGCTGGTGCTACAAGCCGTTTGAAGACCTGATCCAGCCGGCGCGTGCGACCGACGATCACAACAAACGTATTGAACTGTACAAGCAGGCTCAGGTTGTTATGCACGATCAGGCTCCGGCGCTGATTGTTGCTCACTCCACCGTGTACGAACCAGTGCGCAAAGAAGTGAAAGGCTACGTGGTTGATCCGCTGGGCAAACACCACTTCGAAAACGTATCGGTTGAATAATTAAAAGCAACGCCAGGCGGCGCTGCGCTTGCACTGGCCTACGGTATGTAGGCCGGGTAAGCGTAGCGCCACCCGGCAGCAGTGCTTTATTCCCTCTCTGAAAGGGGAGGGAATAAGATTTGTGAGCAATACAGACGTCACGCCATTGTCGTGCGTCATCAGAGAGAATCCGGGTTATGTTGCAGTTCATCCTCCGACGTCTGGGACTTGTCATCCCCACGTTTATCGGTATCACCCTTCTCACTTTTGCCTTCGTCCATATGATCCCCGGCGACCCGGTAATGATTATGGCGGGCGAGCGTGGTATCTCCCCTGAACGCCATGCGCAACTGCTGGCTGAACTCGGCCTGGATAAGCCGATGTGGCAGCAGTACCTCCATTATATTTGGGGCGTTATGCACGGCGACTTAGGGCTTTCACTGAAAAGCCGTCTTCCGGTGTGGGACGAGTTCGTGCCGCGTTTTAAAGCGACGCTGGAACTGGGCATCTGCGCCATGATTTTTGCGACCGCGGTGGGTATTCCCGTTGGCGTACTGGCCGCCGTTAAGCGCGGTTCTATTTTCGACCACACGGCCGTTGGCCTGGCGCTGACCGGTTACTCCATGCCTATCTTCTGGTGGGGCATGATGCTGATCATGCTGGTGTCGGTGCAGTGGAATCTGACGCCGGTCTCCGGGCGCGTCAGCGATATGGTCTTCCTTGATGATACCAATCCGTTAACCGGCTTTATGCTGATCGACACGGCCATCTGGGGCGAAGAGGGCAACTTTATTGATGCCGTCGCGCACATGATCCTGCCTGCGATGGTGCTGGGCACCATTCCTCTGGCGGTTATCGTGCGTATGACCCGTTCTTCCATGCTGGAAGTGCTGGGTGAAGATTACATCCGTACCGCGCGCGCCAAAGGGTTAACCCGCATGCGCGTCATCATCGTTCACGCTTTGCGTAACGCGATGCTGCCGGTGGTGACCGTTATCGGCCTGCAGGTGGGGACACTGCTGGCGGGGGCGATTCTGACCGAGACCATCTTCTCCTGGCCGGGCCTGGGGCGCTGGCTGATTGATGCACTGCAACGCCGTGACTATCCGGTGGTGCAGGGCGGGGTACTGCTGGTGGCGACGATGATTATCCTCGTCAACCTGCTGGTCGATTTGCTGTACGGCGTGGTGAACCCGCGTATTCGTCATAAGAAGTAAGGGGCCATCATGTCACACGTTTCTGAAAATAAAGTGGTCGCTGCACCGGTCCCTATGACGCCGCTGCAGGAGTTCTGGCACTACTTCAAGCGTAACAAAGGCGCGGTAGTAGGGCTGGTGTATGTTTCCATCATGATCCTGATTGCGGTGTTTGCGAACTTTCTGGCACCGTATAACCCGGCAGATCAGTTCCGCGATGCGCTGCTCGCGCCCCCTGCCTGGCAGGATGGCGGTAGCCTGACGCACCTGCTGGGGACGGACGATGTGGGCCGCGATGTGCTGTCGCGTCTGATGTACGGCGCGCGTCTGTCGCTGCTGGTCGGCTGCCTGGTGGTGGTGTTGTCGCTGGTGATGGGTATCGTACTCGGCCTGGTGGCAGGCTACTTCGGCGGTATCGTTGATAACATCATCATGCGTATTGTCGACATCATGCTGGCGCTGCCGAGCCTGCTTCTGGCACTGGTGCTGGTGGCCATCTTCGGCCCGTCGATCGGTAACGCGGCATTAGCGCTGACCTTTGTGGCACTGCCTCACTACGTGCGCTTAACGCGTGCCGCTGTGCTGGTGGAAGTGAACCGCGATTACGTTACCGCTTCCCGCGTGGCGGGTGCCGGGGCGATGCGTCAGATGTTTGTTAACATTTTCCCTAACTGCCTTGCGCCGCTGATTGTTCAGGCGTCGCTCGGTTTCTCTAACGCCATTCTCGATATGGCCGCTCTTGGCTTCCTTGGCATGGGTGCGCAGCCGCCGACACCGGAGTGGGGCACCATGCTCTCCGACGTGTTGCAGTTCGCGCAAAGCGCCTGGTGGGTCGTCACCTTCCCTGGTCTGGCGATTCTACTGACGGTGCT is a genomic window containing:
- a CDS encoding MFS transporter; translation: MNTSTYNRTRWLTLFGTIVTQFALGSVYTWSLFNSALSDKLGAPVSQVAFSFGLLSLGLALSSSVAGKLQERFGVKRVTMASGILLGVGFFLTAHSNNLLMLWLSAGVLVGLADGAGYLLTLSNCVKWFPERKGLISAFAIGSYGLGSLGFKFIDSQLLASVGLEKTFMIWGVIVLVMILFGAALMKDAPQQEVKSVNGVVENDFTLAQSMRKPQYWMLAVMFLTACMSGLYVIGVAKDIAQGMVKLDALTAANAVTVISIANLSGRLVLGILSDKIARIRVITLGQVVSLVGMAALLFAPLNEATFFAAIACVAFNFGGTITVFPSLVSEFFGLNNLAKNYGVIYLGFGIGSICGSLIASLFGGFYVTFCVIFALLILSLALSTTIRQPQRDVFNEAHA
- the eptB gene encoding kdo(2)-lipid A phosphoethanolamine 7''-transferase, yielding MKYIKSMAQQKLCFLLALYIGLFMNGAVFFRRFDGYAQDFTVWKGIAAVVELVAAVLVTFFLLRLLTLFGRRVWRVLASLIVLCSAGASYYMTFMNVVIGYGIIASVMTTDIDLSKEVVGLHFVLWLVAVSALPLLLIWSNRCRYTLVHQIRTPGKRFRSVALVLLAGLMVWGPIRLLEVKQKYDERTSGVDMPSYGGVVANSYLPSNWISALGLYAWAQVDESSDNKSLMNPAKKFTYEAPKDIDDTYVVFIIGETTRWDHMGLLGYDRDTTPKLAQEKNLVAYRGYSCDTATKLSLRCMFVREGGASDNPQRTLKEQNVFSVLHQLGFTSDLYAMQSEMWFYSNTMAKNIAYREQIGAEPRNRGKSVDDMLLIDEMKNSLNGNPEGKHMIILHTKGSHFNYTQRYPRSFAKWTPECVGVDKDCTKEQLINSYDNSVMYVDHFIDSVIDQVRDKKAIVFYAADHGESINEYEHLHGTPRKMAPPEQFRVPMMVWMSDKYLEDPEKAKMFAHLKKEADMKVPRRHVELYDTILGCLGYTSPDGGINENNNWCKLPDNAAKAAQ
- the dppA gene encoding dipeptide ABC transporter periplasmic-binding protein DppA, whose protein sequence is MSISLKKSGMLKLGLSLVAMTVAASVQAKTLVYCSEGSPEGFNPQLFTSGTTYDASSVPIYNRLVEFKIGTTEVIPGLAEKWEVSEDGKTYTFHLRQGVKWQDSKEFKPTRDFNADDVVFSFDRQKNAQNPYHKVSGGSYEYFEGMGLPDLISEVKKVDDKTVQFVLTRPEAPFLADLAMDFASILSKEYADNMLKAGTPEKVDLNPIGTGPFQLLQYQKDSRILYKAFDGFWGTKPQIDRLVFSITPDASVRYAKLQKNECQVMPYPNPADIARMKQDKNINLLEQAGLNVGYLSFNTEKKPFDDVKVRQALTYAVNKDAIIKAVYQGAGIAAKNLIPPTMWGYNDDVKDYTYDPEKAKALLKEAGQDKGFTVELWAMPVQRPYNPNARRMAEMVQADWAKIGVQAKIVTYEWGEYLKRAKAGEHQAVMMGWTGDNGDPDNFFATLFSCAAAKDGSNYSRWCYKPFEDLIQPARATDDHNKRIELYKQAQVVMHDQAPALIVAHSTVYEPVRKEVKGYVVDPLGKHHFENVSVE
- the dppB gene encoding dipeptide ABC transporter permease DppB; its protein translation is MLQFILRRLGLVIPTFIGITLLTFAFVHMIPGDPVMIMAGERGISPERHAQLLAELGLDKPMWQQYLHYIWGVMHGDLGLSLKSRLPVWDEFVPRFKATLELGICAMIFATAVGIPVGVLAAVKRGSIFDHTAVGLALTGYSMPIFWWGMMLIMLVSVQWNLTPVSGRVSDMVFLDDTNPLTGFMLIDTAIWGEEGNFIDAVAHMILPAMVLGTIPLAVIVRMTRSSMLEVLGEDYIRTARAKGLTRMRVIIVHALRNAMLPVVTVIGLQVGTLLAGAILTETIFSWPGLGRWLIDALQRRDYPVVQGGVLLVATMIILVNLLVDLLYGVVNPRIRHKK
- the dppC gene encoding dipeptide ABC transporter permease DppC, which codes for MSHVSENKVVAAPVPMTPLQEFWHYFKRNKGAVVGLVYVSIMILIAVFANFLAPYNPADQFRDALLAPPAWQDGGSLTHLLGTDDVGRDVLSRLMYGARLSLLVGCLVVVLSLVMGIVLGLVAGYFGGIVDNIIMRIVDIMLALPSLLLALVLVAIFGPSIGNAALALTFVALPHYVRLTRAAVLVEVNRDYVTASRVAGAGAMRQMFVNIFPNCLAPLIVQASLGFSNAILDMAALGFLGMGAQPPTPEWGTMLSDVLQFAQSAWWVVTFPGLAILLTVLAFNLMGDGLRDALDPKLKQ